The genome window CTcttgggtctgaggtggagtaaatttACATTTCTAGTAGCCATGCTCTGCTACTGTGGCACCCAGTATGGTAGCCTCTAACTGCTTCTCTTTGCCAGCATGGTTTGTGTGCACTGTGTCCTGTGTTGAAGCTCTGGAAGACACTGCAAGGGCTGCCACAGAATTTGTTCGTGTATCTCATCTCTAGCTGGACTGAGGACTAATCCCTTAAGAATCAGCAATTCACTGTCAGCCAATTTAATAAATTGGCACAGAACACAGAGTGTTTAGTGCCCAGCTACTTCTCCTGGGTGTttgatcaaatatttaaatgaggggttatgctaaaaggaagtgctagggacaaatgtgcatccctagtacTGCCTTGGCAGCAGGTGCACAGGAGAGTTGGCTGTTAAGCAGGTTGggaaaaacagatgctcagtttctCCCACTGCTGGCCTAGAGAAACAAGATGCATGGACTGTATTGATGTCCAGAATTTCAGAGTTTACTACACCTTTGGTTCCTCCTTAGTATTGCTGATACTATGAGGAGCCACAGAAGACAGGATTTTTCCTTAATGCACCTTTGACTATGGCCTACCTTTATGCCAGCCCTGGCATAAGATTTGCCACCTTGCAAGAGCATGTGGAAAATTTATTGGATCAGGGGGATTAGGTAATAGTACTCATCACATGGATAAGGCCATTAGCTACACAGTGATTTGGACATGCTAATTCCAATACGGATCAGGGGTTATGATATATGTCCGAACCATGCATCCAATCATGTTGAGTGCACAGCAGCTACCACATTGTGTGTCATCAGCCTGTCTGAACAGGGCATTAAAGAATCACAGCTTTCAACCTTTGAAATTTGAGTATACTCATGCAAGGCCAGTTTGGCAGAGCATGCCATGTGTCTTAAGGATAAGCTCACTGGTGTGGGCACCAGCATGGTATctactggttaaaagacatgaaaacagtaggattaaatgtcaatttcctcagtggaaaagggtaatcagtggagtgcctcagggatctgtacttggactggtgcttttctatataatataaaaatagatctggaaaggaatatgacaagtgatgttatcaaatttgtggatgatacaaaattcagagtagttaaatcacaagtggattgtgatacattacaggaagaccttgcaagactggaagattggcagattaaatttaatgtggacaagtacaagtgttgcatatagggaaaaataacccttgctgtagttacataatgttaggttccatattaggagctaccacccaggaaagagatctaggcatcatagtggatactttaaaatcagctcagtgtgctgcagcagtcaaaaaagcaaaacagaatgttagaaattagaaagggaatggttaataaaacagaaaatgtcataatacctctataaatcactccatggtgagactgcaccttgaatactgtgtacaattctggtcactgcatctcaaagataGTTGTGATGAaggtagagaagggcaaccaaaatgataaaggggatggaactgctcccctatgaggaaaggctgaagaggttagggctgttcatcttagacaagatggctgagggggataggatagaggtcttgagtagatgtgaattggatatttacacttttgaataatagaaggactagggggcattccatgaagttagcaagtagcacatttaagactaaattggagaaagttcactacaatgcacaataaagctctggcatttgttgccagaagacatggttagtgcagttagtgtagctgggttcaaaaaaaggtttgggtaaagttcttggaggagaagtccattaatggctattaatcaagtttacttagggaatagccactgctattaattgcatcagtagcatgtgtttgggtaattgcccggttcagcctctgttggaaagatgccgggcttgatggccccttggtctgacccagcatggaccTGTAATTTCTTTAAAGGTCAAGTTTCCCCTTCAGCCTCCCAGCTTTTACTGGTAACTTGCTTTCTGGCACTGCAGACTTGCTCCGTGACCTCTAATGAAAGGGTGTTGTAGGTATCCAGCCCAGAACAGCCTTAGCTGTAGCACTGGTCGTTCTCACCCAGCTTCATTGTTTGTGCCAGCAGGCAAGTTGGAGAATATGAGCTCTCCTGCTTGCATGGAAGCCAGCAGGGGTAGGGCTGTTGCAGGCAGATGCTAGTTTAGTCCCCACTTTTATTGGCCTCCAGTGCCAATGCAGTTTGCTTTTGTATTGAGAACAGCTACCTTTAATGCATCTAGGCATGTACAGTTTGGAAAGTGTTACCTTGTGGAGCTCTAATAGTCCTCCCTCATCTACAGGTGACTTGCACCTGTCAAGTTATGTAGCCGGTTACCAAAAATGGCAAGGCATGCCTGCATTAAGGAGCATGTTTGAATTACTCAACTTAAAGCTCCGAGCACCTGCCATGTCCTAAGTCAAAAGCACTCTGGCTACTTCTTGACAAGTAATCTGAAGTCCTCCTTATTCCATCCCTCCAAATAAAGAGCACAGCTATTGAATTCCAGTCACGTTTATTATACCTTCACATTTGTTTCACACTTCTGAGCTTTATAGAACTTCCAGactacaacagcagcagcagaagttatGCCAAACGCAGCAACTGTAGCCACAGCTCCTCTTGCCCAGTTCAATTGTGCATCAGTCTGTgattctgaaacaaaaacaaatgtgagTGCTTCCATGAGAGAGATGAGACTgaaaacctgggggggggggggggcagggcaagTGTCCCAAAGCAGATACCAATGGCTGTGAAATAGGTCGACATGAAGAGTTTGTTTAAAGCAGCAAGTGTTAGTATATTAAGGCTATTCCTAAATTGTttctcccagaaaaaaaaaaagtggtgtctATTTTGTTAGTCCCCAGGATGTGAAACTGTTCTAATTAAGCTCCACTGGGTGGACTATGCCCATTGTAAACCGGGAGTCCCATGCAGTACTTTTGGTAATGCTAAGCTACATCTCCATTCCAGCATCAAACTGTTTCTCACCTGTTTTCTCCAGGCTCTTGCTGCTATGGAAATCCACAGGTCCCTCTGCTGTTACAAGGCTGGTTAGAGGCTCCCAGTGCTTAGTCATTCTCTTCTCTTAAAATAAAAGGGTGCACAATGTTAGCTCTCAGCAGCTTGCATtgtaatgaacaaaaaaaaaagcttgttaaAACCTTTAATAAAAGGCTAGCTGCTTGAATTCTGCATGGGTGGGGTGGTCATAAAATCTGTGTTTAATTTAGTTACTGGAGGTAGGTTCTGTGCATTTTGCAATGCTGCCCAGGGAAGAGGTAGGCATGCCTTTCACCAGGCAGGGTCTTACTCCTGCAACCCCAATCTCTGGGGCTGCAGGAGtatgatttatccagctagcactgacttttcagcagtAGCCAAAGTTACATTTAGGATGACTTGTTGAAAGTCTAGTCAGCTAGCAAGTTTGGCTGAAAGCTTGGTGGCCAGCACTTGTTTAGCTTGAGCACCCCTGACCATCTTTGAAAGGATGGCCTAATGGATGTGTTTAATGCATGCAACATCCCCATGTTGAGGCATGGAGGAACATCTTTGTCTAGTTCAAATACTTTGGCAGGTGAAAAGAAAGTCAGCAAGATCCAGGTGTCAGAACCTACCAAAAAAAGGTGTTTCCCATAGCTGCCATCCCTATGGTGGAaggatatttaaaatatttctatactgtCTAATATTTaattgatcaaaacggtttacaatacaaatTGAGTGTAAGATAGCATTatacaataaagattaaatacaATAGACCAGAAAGCTGGAATATTTCTAGAAAGATAGGGTCTATTGCAACAGTTCATTTATATTACAGATCAGCATTACAATAGAAGTCTATGATACCCTGTTTTGTGCTAGGATGTGCTAGAATCCTTGGATTGTGGTTTACCCATTTCTACAGTTCATATTTGAATATTTCTACTTTAAACTAGTAGAGTATTAACTTGTCAGTATTCCTCTGCTAAACAGTAAGGTGAACTGCCCTTAATACTGGGCAGCAACTAGAATGCTAAAGCAAAGCCCAAGCCACAACACTGGACAGAGGACAGATAGAAAGTCTTACTTCTTGCTGGCAGGCAGGTTGTTGAGCAGGTTTCCAGCCTAGAACGGACACACACTGAGGCACTACAATGGAAATAAACCTAGAGAAACAAGTTTGTATCAGCTTCAGTGAAGAAGTGTATACTATTTTCTAAAGGCATTAGTGAGCCATTTCCAGTGTCTTCTAGCCATAGATTTATAGCACAAGGGATATTTGTATTCTGGATGCATACTAGCATGTTGTGTGATCTGATCATTTACTGTTATTCTTAATGGGCTGGTCAAAAGCTTTTTGCCTTAAGTCTGAAAGTCATACCTGGCAATTCACTTATTGCAGTTATCTTCCTTGCCTTAGAAGATTAGAGCCTATCAAACACTGCTCCGTGTGAGCATCCCTTTTACATAAACAGTAACATGCTTTATTGGCTTGCAGCTCAACATAAGCCATTTTGTATTCTAAGATGTATTGCAGTAGTGCTAAGTTTGTTGATGCTATGTTAAAGATTAAGTTTTTTTATGGCCAGCCCATACTAGATGCCCAAGACTTCCACTTTACACTCCATGAGAACATGCAGTCCCTCTAGTTAATGCATTGCACTTTACCAGTCCTTTAAGAGCATGCTGGGAACCATCTACAAACGTGAAGGTCTTCACAACAAATCGTTGATAGTGAGATGGGAATTGAAGCCCTGTAGACACTGCACCAACTGGAATTTGCTGAGTTCTGTAGTTATCACCAGTGAATGGACAACTGTTGATAGAATTTAGTAATTTAAGTGGATGGTAATCCTGACAGCATTCATCTTCTCCTAGACTTCATACAGCCTCTACTTACCTGTTTACCAAGATGGGCCACTGTGGTTTCTGCAGGGGATCTGTAAGAGGGGTAGCCCAACACTGGTTCAGAACCAGTACCAGGTTTGGGTCTGTTCTTTGCAGGATACGAACCTCCAAATATACTGGATCTCTGAGGAATTTTGTTACAGGGTAATCTGTGTTCAAGTAGTATGAGCTGTACTGTACATCTGTGAAGATTTAAGTTTAAAAGACATTAGGGTAGATCCATTCAAGTTTGAGAAACTTGCTGTAAAATTTTAGGATCAAGGTTAATTTTTATAGTTTGCTTTTCTCTCTAGTCTTTGTTCTTATTTTACCTTTGGCAATCCTCATCTCCAAAAGGAGAGGTCCAGAACTGTTGACTGAGGGAGGAGGTGGAAGTGTGAAGACTTCGACTTGCAAAGGGAGAAAGCTGCTTGCAGTGAAGCTACAGCGGACTGTCAGCCTAGACAAAAGTGGAGATGCTTAGCTATATTAGTTTCAGATCAAGTTAGTATCTTCATTGCTGCTACTTTGCCTGAATGCTTTACTCTGAAGAGATTAGAAGCCACATTAACCTGATAGTGTCCATATTTGGCCTCAGATTACATGGCCAAGCAGAATAGTTGAGTTCCTGGGGTCCATTTCTTTGGTATAAGCAGCAGTGTGCAGCATAAGCTTACAGACCTCAAGTTGTCACTTAGCTTTGGCACATAATGTTAGAGACTAGGAGAGCTTCCTCCAACTGGCACATCTATTTTAGTTGGTGGTTACCTGAATATGCTGTCTCTGGTGATAGATGCATCCTGCCAAGTTCTTACATCATTAGTTGCCTCCAATCTGTTCTCATACACTACATGATCTCCATCCAGCTagatgggaaagaaagaaagttaaCTACAAGTCTGGAAAGCACCAGATCAGGTGAAGTTTGTTCCCACATTAATCTAGTGTATTGTGGGTTTTCCTGTCCCCTGGAACAGCTCAATCACTAGGCTATACATTTTAGAAGAACTAAAGTTGAATAGATTAAGTAATCCTGGTTTACAGATCTTCCAAGTTTTGCCTACATCAGAATGAATCACAGTAATTTGTCAGATTACTGAACACAAGTATGGGGTGGGTAAGAACAGGGTCTTAAAGTATACACCAAGTTAAAGACCAGGCCTAATGTTTAAAGTTTGACTTGTCAACTAGACCATATTCTTAGTTTTATATGGATGCAGAGGCTTTGCTATTGGTCATTTGTTCTAATCCTGCTTACCCAAGTGGGAGGCCAAAAATCTGGTTTCATGCAGATGGCTGAACCCCAGATAAGTCACTTTAGATTTACATTCAGTACTCAGATGCTATAATCAAGGCTTTTCTGGAGGTGGAGAGATTTGGTACCATGAGGTATTAGGAGTTACTCAACTTGTGCAGACAGCTGGGGTGAGGGTGGTCAGGGAAGGACATGCAGCTAGGAGTCTTACACAAAATTAGTAACCGACAGTCTATCAACTGCAGTTGCACCTTTACTAAGAGGGTAGCATTTATCAGTGTACATTACATAGATTAGCAACATGGTTTTCCTTGAGTCTTACCCAGATAGTGCTTCCACAAGAAAGTGGAAACTCATACATGATGAAGACATCATTCTTCTTTGTGCTTAACTCACTGCATGTGCCTTCTTGCACAGAGAGCAAACGGACTGAATTAAGAATCAGTGGTGGAAGAGTCCGATATTTTGACACAGCAATGGAGATTTTGCCATCCTTTGTGCACTGTGCAGTTACTAAAAGtgaagttttaaaatacagatttagcTTTTAATTACAGTACTACACCAGTACAGGAAGGACTAAGTGTATGATCAACAGGGATGTGCATAGTGTTCTAAGCATCAGGAGTCCTAGTTTTATGATGTGCACCAAAAGCAAAATGGAGTTTACCATTTTTGAAAGGGCTAGCACAGCCTGACCAGAACCCCTGGGAAGtagtgtccccccccccaccccatgaaaTTTACTGTAGcatccctggggtctagtggaGCATGAATAGCGTCTGCTGCATCCATGCCATTCTAATTTGACCCCCATGGGGTAGGTTGAAGTGATGTTAGCTCCCCCACCCTAAACTAAATAAATTTACCCATGTTTGGTTTGGGTTAAaagtgcacatccctagatcAAAATACTAAAGCCCTGCTATGCCTCATTGTATGGAACAGACAACGTGTGGTGAATACTGCCTTTGTTTTGAGTGGCATGCCCAATGGCACACATTCTTACTAGGTAATATGCAATTATTCACAAAAGGCTGTATGCTACAGCATCTGCTGCCAGTCAACTCCTATTTCCATTCTATAGTGGACCACATGAGTTCTGCTCTGTTCTAGACATTTGCTAGAAGACTTAGATCCTGCCAAGATAACAAGCCATATTCTAAACACTTGAAACTCACTCAAGTCCCCAAAATAGCAAGGGATAGATGGGTCACTGGGGTTGTAGCAGCAGCCTTTTCCTTGGCAGAGGTCTTGGGTGACTGGTGGACTAGCACAAGATAGTTTGTCCCCTTTTTTGACAGCAGCACAGACACCTGGGCTTGGAGCATCTTGAGCTAAAGGAAAAGATTACAGTGTGGCTATTACCATAATAGTAATTCAGTAGGTCACAGTTATTTCAGAACTATTGAAAGCTGGGCTTTCAACCAGATCCTGCTTGTGCAAGATTAGTGATCATATCAGGACCATTGGCAGATGGGAGGATGATCTACCAAAAAACAGTTCATTGCTGAAAATGTCAGCTATGATTGACAGTGAGGGGAAGCCAGAGAGCAATTGGTGACCATGACAGAACACCAAGAATGAAGTTGGGTAGACTGCCATCACTAGCTTCATCCATACTGGAGAGGACAGCAGCAGACATTCTTTCCTATTCAGTGGTCTACAACACTCAATATAGTATGTTGGCAAAATCAGTTCAGTGCTGAAGAACCAGAGTTATGTAACAACTTTAACATTCATGCCaattcaggtacaaacttacctgGCAAGATGGGGCATTTAAGGGCCTCCTTAAGAACTACATTCTGCCCAGTGATGTCTGCAATTCCAATTGTCATTACATGTTCTCCATTCTGTGAGTAGGGGGAGAGTATGTTAATGAGACATCAAAACCACTATTTCATGTGGGGAGAGCAGTTGAGTATAGACAGAATTCCTTCTCAAGTTTGAGATTCGTCTAAAACACTGCCATATGTCTGAGTAGATAATGCTGGTATAGTATTAGTTTAATGTCATGTATTGTTACTATCCTGATAAGCATATCAGAATTCCCATTAGGGAATACATTTCACCTTCATTTACAAGACTGGCAAGTTACTAAACCAGTAGGAGTAGTTTGTGGAGGGAAGGTCAGCTCTGAATGTTACATGGGGTTTTTGTATAGTGCACCACATGTGAAAGCATTAACATGTAGAGTTCAGTTGCTAACTTGCTACCAAGATCACCCTAGagaatacatacacacacacacacacacacatacatagcctCAACTGGAAACATTGAGGATTGAGTTTTATAcctcctgaaaacttggcttcgTCATGAGCCACTTCCAGGTCATGGGAGTTCTAGACAAATTTATCAGTTTCACACAGTGAAGGCAGTGCATACAGATACTACATgtacatttcaggatatcctgaaaacctaaatgtttgtggcactccaggactggggGTGGCTACACCAGAATTTGTTTTCATACCAGTGATTGTTCAATAAGTATCTTGATTCAGAGTAGCTCTCTGGAACATGGTCAAGAGGCACTACCACCAGGGCAGTCCACCATCTGTAAACTCTTAATGTTTTGCTTCCAGAAGAAAGCAATTTTGACTTCAAAAGCtgctcttccccatcccccataaaAGAGTGGCTCTTATGACATAAGGGAGAACAGCAGTGCAGGACAATAGAGCCTGGAAAGTGGTGGCTCTTGAACTCTTAAGGTTAGAGTGAGCTTGTTTCACCCATCATTTGAAATCCTTTCAATTTAGAGAATCCCCAATATATGTTAAAAGAAACTTCTGAACAGTATGCTATTACTTCCCCCAGCAAAAGAGTTCTAGGTTAGTCTATTTAAAACAGAGACCCAGACTAGCACCATACGAACCAAGCCCTTACCTGCTCAGTCACATAGCAACTGTTATAGGCAGCACCAATGGTCAAAGAGCCATCTGGTTT of Rhinatrema bivittatum chromosome 18, aRhiBiv1.1, whole genome shotgun sequence contains these proteins:
- the LOC115080018 gene encoding zona pellucida sperm-binding protein 4-like, which encodes MGGLGTGCIMVGQLLAVWFLLPAIGVGDFTGTDFIGDPSQLNCGYKSLQLTLPHGQDENTFMLVALDKEQKPHFLHNDSVCGTWTGQKPDGSLTIGAAYNSCYVTEQNGEHVMTIGIADITGQNVVLKEALKCPILPAQDAPSPGVCAAVKKGDKLSCASPPVTQDLCQGKGCCYNPSDPSIPCYFGDLITAQCTKDGKISIAVSKYRTLPPLILNSVRLLSVQEGTCSELSTKKNDVFIMYEFPLSCGSTIWLDGDHVVYENRLEATNDVRTWQDASITRDSIFRLTVRCSFTASSFLPLQVEVFTLPPPPSVNSSGPLLLEMRIAKDVQYSSYYLNTDYPVTKFLRDPVYLEVRILQRTDPNLVLVLNQCWATPLTDPLQKPQWPILVNSCPFTGDNYRTQQIPVGAVSTGLQFPSHYQRFVVKTFTFVDGSQHALKGLVYFHCSASVCVRSRLETCSTTCLPARKKRMTKHWEPLTSLVTAEGPVDFHSSKSLEKTESQTDAQLNWARGAVATVAAFGITSAAAVVVWKFYKAQKCETNVKV